One window of Lacerta agilis isolate rLacAgi1 chromosome 14, rLacAgi1.pri, whole genome shotgun sequence genomic DNA carries:
- the LOC117059303 gene encoding olfactory receptor 10S1-like — MGPANQTVTVFILEGLPNTAELPLLFFLIFLVIYMLTVLGNLLILVTILFEPQLHGLPMYFFLCHLSFLDTCLSSVTVPKVLMGFLRSSYRTISFGGCIVQLYTFHFLASTECFLYTVMAYDRYLAICHPLNYSTLMNRRVCSGLAAGTWLTGSFHAAIHTSLTFRLPYCGPNQVDYFFCDIPPVLKLACADTAVNHAVILANIGAVAAGCFVLICISYVYITSTILKIRTTEGRCHAFSTCSAHLTVVLLYYGPPVFIYLRPSSSASTYGTLAVFYTIITPMLNPFIYTLRNKEVKRALRKSFKRHIASQE, encoded by the coding sequence ATGGGCCCTGCCAACCAAACTGTGACGGTCTTCATCCTGGAGGGGCTGCCAAACACAGCCgaactcccccttctcttcttcctcatcttctTGGTCATCTACATGCTGACTGTCCTGGGGAACCTCCTCATCCTGGTCACCATCTTGTTCGAACCCCAACTTCATGGTctccccatgtacttcttcctctgCCACCTCTCCTTCCTAGACACCTGTCTCTCCTCTGTCACGGTGCCCAAAGTCTTGATGGGCTTCCTAAGGTCCAGCTACAGAACCATCTCCTTTGGGGGTTGCATTGTGCAGCTCTATACCTTCCACTTCTTGGCAAGCACTGAGTGCTTCCTTTACACTGTCATGGCTTATGACCGTTACCTTGCCATCTGTCACCCGCTGAACTACAGTACACTCATGAACAGGAGGGTCTGCTCTGGTCTCGCAGCTGGGACCTGGCTCACTGGTTCCTTTCATGCTGCTATCCATACCAGCCTGACGTTCCGTCTGCCCTACTGCGGTCCCAACCAAGTGGACTACTTCTTTTGTGACATACCACCAGTGCTCAAGCTAGCCTGTGCCGACACAGCTGTGAACCATGCTGTCATACTGGCCAATATTGGTGCCGTGGCTGCCGGCTGCTTCGTGCTCATATGTATCTCCTACGTCTACATCACATCCACCATTTTGAAAATCCGGACAACGGAGGGAAGGTGCCATGCCTTCTCCACTTGTAGTGCTCACCTTACAGTGGTGCTGCTCTACTATGGACCTCCAGTCTTTATATACTTGCGTCCATCTTCAAGTGCCTCCACCTATGGGACTCTGGCTGTTTTCTACACCATCATCACTCCTATGTTGAACCCGTTCATATACACACTGCGGAACAAGGAAGTGAAAAGGGCATTGAGGAAATCATTCAAGAGACATATTGCTTCTCAGGAATGA
- the LOC117057326 gene encoding olfactory receptor 10G6-like gives MECENQTGQYHFIIVGFPYPRELRVPLFLFFLLIYLLTFIGNLMILLAVAFEPRLHKPMYWFLCHLSFLDMTVSSVVVPKVVAGFLEGGGVISFGGCVTQLFFFHFLGCTECFLYTVMAYDRFLAICKPLRYGTIMSHKVCLCLSFGTWFGGSLHSMIQTTLTFHLPYGHGDQVGYIFCDIPAVLKLACADTALNEMVTFVDIGFLAMTCFLLILTSYVYIISAILRIRSAEGRRRAFSTCAAHITVVITYYVPLVFIYLRPGSEDPLDGVVAVFYTTVTPLLNPVIYTLRNKEMKCALRKLWSRKMSSPIE, from the coding sequence ATGGAGTGTGAAAACCAAACGGGACAGTACCATTTCATCATTGTCGGGTTTCCTTATCCCCGTGAACTACGAGTCCCattgttcctcttcttcctgctcatCTACCTGCTCACCTTCATAGGAAACCTCATGATCCTCTTGGCAGTGGCATTTGAACCCCGGCTGCACAAACCCATGTATTGGTTCCTTTGCCACTTGTCCTTCTTGGATATGACTGTCTCCTCAGTGGTGGTACCCAAGGTGGTCGCTGGGTTTCTTGAAGGTGGTGGGGTCATCTCCTTTGGTGGTTGCGTgacccaactcttcttcttccacttcctGGGCTGCACTGAATGTTTCCTCTATACCGTCATGGCCTATGACCGCTTCCTGGCCATCTGCAAGCCGCTCCGCTATGGCACGATCATGAGCCATAAAGTTTGCCTCTGCCTCTCCTTTGGGACCTGGTTCGGGGGCTCCTTGCACTCTATGATACAGACCACTCTCACCTTCCACTTGCCCTATGGCCATGGGGACCAAGTGGGCTATATCTTCTGTGACATCCCAGCTGTGCTTAAGCTGGCCTGTGCTGACACGGCACTCAACGAGATGGTGACCTTTGTAGACATTGGCTTCTTGGCCATGACCTGCTTCCTCCTCATCCTCACATCCTACGTGTACATCATCTCTGCAATCCTGAGGATCCGTAGCGCCGAGGGACGCCGCCGAGCATTCTCCACTTGCGCTGCTCACATCACAGTTGTCATAACTTATTATGTTCCCCTAGTGTTCATCTATCTGAGGCCAGGGTCTGAAGACCCACTGGACGGGGTGGTGGCTGTGTTCTACACCACTGTAACCCCACTCCTGAATCCTGTCATTTATACATTGAGAAACAAGGAGATGAAGTGCGCATTAAGAAAGCTGTGGAGCAGGAAGATGTCTTCACCAATTGAATGA